The DNA region TGACCTTGGCATCGTGTTCCAGAGCTACGCCCTCTGGCCGCACATGACGGTGGCGGGCAACGTCGAATACAGCCTCAAGGTCAGCGGCGTCAGCGCCGTTGAACGCCAGCAACGCGTGGATGAGGCGCTGGCGATGGTCGGACTTTCCGCCTTTGCCCGGCGTTCCCCTGCCGATCTTTCCGGTGGCCAGCGCCAGCGCGTCGCCCTCGCCCGCTGTCTGGTTGCCCGGCCGCAGGTGGTGTTACTTGATGAACCGCTGGCCAATCTTGATGTACACCTGCGCGCTGCGATGGAAGAGGAATTTATCCGTTTTCATCAGCACACCGGCGCCACGCTGGTTTATATCACCCACGATCAGCAGGAGGCGATGGCGATTGCCGACCGCATCGTGGTGATGGATCAGGGTGAAATAATGCAGTTTGCGACACCACAGCAGCTTTATCGCGAACCGGCCAATGAGATGGTCGCCACCTTTATCGACGATGGCCGACTGATGCCGATCAGTGATATTGAGCCGCTGGGCGACGGTTATGCCAGCGTACAGCTGGCCGGACAGCGCTACAGGTTACGCTGTCACGCACACCAATCCGCGCAGCCCGCGGGCATCGCCTGCCTGCATGCGGACGATCTGCGCCCTGCAAAACAGGATGACATCGCTTTTGGCACCACGATTAAACGCATCATCTATCGCGGTAGCTACAGCCAGATCGACGTGGAGCCGAACCGCGTGCCGGGCGCGAGGCTGTCGCTGCATTTACCGAACGCGGGCGGGCTGCGGCCCGGCGACACATTGCCGCTCACGTTGAACAACGGCTGGATTATTCCCTCTTTTACCTCTGCGTAAGGATTCCCTGACCATGTATCAAGCTCGTCACACCGTTTTCGCTCTGCTGAGCGCGGCCGCATTCGGCTTCATTATTCCTGCTCAGGCCGCTGATGCCCCTGCAGGTAAGCTGGTGATTTATACCTCGCAAACGCCCGAAATTGCCCAACAGACCATTGATGCCTTTAAGCAGGCTCAGCCCAATATTGACGTCTCCTGGACACGCAACGGCACCACGCAGCTGATGAACATTCTGCGCACCGAGCAGATGAGCGGTGGCGTAAAGGCCGATGTGTTGCTGGTGGCGGATGCCATTAATCTCGGCGCCCTGAAGAAAGAAGGCGCACTGCTGGCCTATGACGCTGCGCCGGTCAGCCACATCAATCCGGCGTTTTACGACAAGGATAAGGCTTTTTTTGGC from Duffyella gerundensis includes:
- a CDS encoding ABC transporter ATP-binding protein — protein: MPASAIHIHQLTKSYNGIRVLNAISLEIAQGEIVAVLGPSGCGKTTLLRVLAGFERLETGTVMLGDRLYSSPQFHLPPEKRDLGIVFQSYALWPHMTVAGNVEYSLKVSGVSAVERQQRVDEALAMVGLSAFARRSPADLSGGQRQRVALARCLVARPQVVLLDEPLANLDVHLRAAMEEEFIRFHQHTGATLVYITHDQQEAMAIADRIVVMDQGEIMQFATPQQLYREPANEMVATFIDDGRLMPISDIEPLGDGYASVQLAGQRYRLRCHAHQSAQPAGIACLHADDLRPAKQDDIAFGTTIKRIIYRGSYSQIDVEPNRVPGARLSLHLPNAGGLRPGDTLPLTLNNGWIIPSFTSA